The genomic window GCCGTACTCCGCGAGGGTCGGAAACGCGTTCCGGTACGCGCCCTCGTAGATATCGTCGAAGTGGAACAGGACGTAGCTCTCCGACGCCGTTTCCGTCGTGCGGAAGTCGTCGACGTACACCCGCGCCTCGTCGTTTCCCGTCCACACCATCGCGTCGATCGCCTCGATCGACGAGAGGTCGGGGTCGCCGGTGATCGCGTTGAGACCCAGGTCGTACCGGTGCCAGCCCCGAAGCGTTCGCTTCTCGACCATCTGGGCGAACCGGATCCCGTCGCCTGATCCGTCCCACATCGTCAGGGAGAACGGAAGCCTATCGCTGATCTCGGTCCGCGTGTCCCACTTCACCGCGACCGAGAACGCTCGGTCCGTGAGGTCCAGGGGTTCGTCGAACTCCGTTCGAGCGATTCCTTCCTGTTGTTCGTAATCGGTCTCGATGACCAGCGACCGGTCACCTCGCACGCTCTCGTCGCCGGTCGTTCGGACGGTCCCGCTCCACTCGAGCCACGCGTCTGGATCGTCGTTGAGTTCGTCGATCGGCGACCCCGCGTGCAACCGCTCGGTGACGAACGACGACTCGATCTCGTATGCGTTCGGATCGAACGAGAACCCCTCTCCTCCGCCGTCGGTCGGTGGAGTCGCCTCGTCCGACTCCGGGGAGCCCCACGAGAGGCAGCCGCCGATCGCGGCCACCGCCGCGCCGGAGGCGAGTCGCAGGCAGCGTCGTCGTGATGCCTCCATGGTCACTTGTTCCAGTTTCGTTTTCCTCTAAGCAGATCCGTCGCGACCCGCGCGTAGACGTACACGCCGACCGGTAACTGGGTTAGCCGAACGGGTACGGACACGAGCAACGACAGGAGCGTTATCTGGCGATGGGCGAACAGTCCCGCGATGAGCAGGTAGAGGCCGAGTTCGACGGCGACGACCGCCAGCAGTAGCTCGATCGGGAAGAGCCCGAAGACGGAGAGCAGTCCGGCGACGAGGAGCGCGGTCGGGTACAGCCCGTCGACGACCTGCGAACCGACGACCGCACTGAGCGTGCGTCGTCGATCGAACCATCCCGAGTCGTCGTCCTCGTCGCCGCTGTCCCGCTCAGCGGTCGCCTCCCGGTCCGGCGCCGACTCCGCCGAGCGATCGGCGGACGTCGGAACGCCGACCGATGGCGACTCCGCGTTTCGATCGGCCCGGAGGCTCGAGGAAACGGTCGATTCGTCCGGGCTCGCTCCCGGCGGTGGATTCCCGACGCGGCCGGAATCGGTCGGACTCGAAAATCCCCCGTCCGTCCCGACGGTGGTCGTCTCCTCCGCGATCAGGCCCGGTTCGTCGCGGGGGATCTCGTCGGTCACGTCGCCGGTTCGCGATCGGAGCCATCGGGAGAACACCCGGTAATAGAACGTGCTCTGGAGGAACGACGAACTCCACAGGTACGCCTGGTCCGCCATCGCGGCGAGGGTCGGCTCGACCGTCCGCATCGTCACGTCCGAGACCTGCACGTTCGCGAATCCGCGGTCGACGAGCGAGAATCCGATGAAGATGTCCTCGCTGTTGGTCAACTGGTTACCCAGCGAGGGCTCGAAGTCGTCGAACACCGATCGGAGGGCTCGACGATCGTAGAGTACCCCACAGCCCGCCGGAAACAGCGACGTCCTGATCAGCCGCATCTGGGCCTCCTTGAAGAAGCGCTGCTCGAGTGCGTACAGTACGCTCCGGTACTGTTCGACGGGCCATCGGGTGACGAGATACGACGGTCGGTCCCGCCCCAATTGATCGCGCTCGATCCAGTCCGGGACCGCCTCGGCTGGGGCACCGTTCGGGAACAGCGGTTCCAGGCTATCGCGGTGGAACGACCGCTTCGTCGACCGCGTATCGGGCTGTACGATCCCGAACGAACAGGCCACGTCCTCGGCTTCCTGCGCGGCGATCACCCGTTCGAGGTAGGTCTCGCTGACGAGATAGGTGTCCGCGTCGAGGACGAATATCTTGTCCGCGTCGCTGTTCCGGGTGATCTGTTTGAGACGCTTGGTCTTGCTTCCCCGGTCGGTGTGCCGGACGAAATCGATCTCGATGTCGACCTGCTCTCGCACGGATTCGACGACCGCGGCGGTCGCGTCCGTCGAGCCGTCGTCGACGACCGTTACCGCGTCCGGACGCACGGTCTGGCGCGTCAGCGACGCGATCGCGTACCCGATCGTCACCTCTTCGTTCAACGCCGGGATGAACACCTCTACCGTCGGCTCCGTTTCCGTTTCGTCGCTGGTCGGGAGCGGCAGCGGTGACTTGACCAGGTAGCCGTAGAGCCCGAGGATGACCGAGAGACCGGGGATGAACAGCACTGGGGACCGCATCGACTACACCTCGCGTGCGCGGGGGCGGTCCGACCGTTCCATCGCAGCGGCGATCTTCGCGATTCCGTCGGGCAGCGGTGTCCTCGGCGCGTATCTGAGGACGTCCCTGGCTTTCGTGATGTCCGCACAGCGTCGTTCCACTCGGTACGGGCGGGGATCCTCCGTGTGAACGATGTGGCCGCGACCGACGACGTCGACGGCGAACTCCGCGAGTCGACGAATGGAACACTCGTACCCGGTCCCGACGTTGAAGGTCTCGTTTCGACCGGCGGGCCCGAGCGATCGGATCGTCGCGTCCAGCGCGTCGTCGATGTACGTGAAGTCCCGCGTCTGTTCGCCGCTCCCGTAGACGGGGACCGAGTCGTCGGCGAGCGCGCGGCGGACGAACTTGGGAACGACGTAGCCGTCGGTCGATCCGTCCTGATTCGGCCCGTAGACGTTGAAGTAGCGAAGGATCGTGTACGGAATCTCGGCCGCTTCGCAGTACGATTTGACGTACCGTTCGTTCACCGCCTTCGCGACGGCGTAGTTCGTCTTGGGAGCGATCGGACCGTCCTCCCTGTACGGCGGTTCGAACAGGTCGCCGTACATCTCCGACGTCGACGTGAACAGGATCCGATCGACGGATTCTTCGACCGCCGCTTCGAGCACCGTCCTGGTCCCCTCGACGTTGACCTCGAGCGTATCGACCGGGTTGTCGAGCGTCCGCTGGACGCCCGCCATCGCGGCCATGTGAACGACAACGTCCTGATCGCGAACCGCGTCCCCGACGAGTCCGGCGTCGCGGATGTCCCCGTCGATGACCGAAACGTCGTCGATATCGTCGATATTGTCCCGCGAACCGCTCCTGAAATCGTCGAGAATCGTGACGTGCGCGTGCGGAGCGAGCCAGCGCGCGAAGTTCGACCCGATGAACCCCGCACCGCCGGTGACGAGTATCCGTCGACCGGCGAGTCGGTCGATCGATCCGATTCCGCGGGCCCGTCGATCCCGCTGGGCGGGGGCGGTCTTGGTAGCTATGCGATCGTCGTCACTGTGGGACGCGTAGTGCGCTGTCATGTGTTCAGAACCTCTGATAGATTACGTCGGACGTCGATCGGTCGTCGAATACTCTCGAGATGTCGATGACGATTGGACGTCCGGGATACGCTGCCGCGATGTCGTCGAGCGAGAACGGAGGGAATTCGTCGTGATCGGTGAGCATGAGGACGCCGACGGCGGTGCCCTCATCCAGCGAAGACCACATCTCGAGGTCGAACGCGGCCGCCGCGTCCGCCGGGTCGACGTGCGGATCGTATCCGACCGGCTCGATGCCGAGGTCTCGCAGTTCGTCGAACAACCGCCGTTTCGCTTCCGAACGGAGGTCCTCCGCGTTCGGCTTGTACGCGAGCCCGCACGCGAGGAGGCGATTCTCGTTGGTACCGTCGATTCGTTCGTCGCGTTCGGAGAGAGCGTCGGCGATCAGTCCGACGATGAAATCGACGACCGATTCGTTGACGGCTCTGGCCTCCCGCATGAGAGACGCGGACCTGCCGAGTCGCTCGAGGCGTTCGATCAGAAAGTACGGATCGATCGGAATGCAGTGCCCCTCGACCAGTCCGGGCGAGTATCGCACGAAGTTCCACTTCGAATCGGCGACCGAGAGTACGTCCTCGTAGTCCAGCGAATCGACGCCGTGGCAGGCCATCGCGAACTCGTTGATCAACGCGATGTTGAGGTCTCGCTGCGCGTTCTCGAGGCACTTCGCCGCCTCGGCCGACTCGATCGACGGCGCCGGGTAGAGTTCGTCGACGACGCTCTCGTAGAGGTCCATGAGCTCCGATCGAACGGCGTCCGTGTGGCCGCTGACCGGCTTGACGCTGTCGCGGAGACTGCGTTCTTCCCCGGGGACGAGTCGTTCCGGAGAGTAGCCGGCGTCGAAGTCGTCACCGAGCGAGAGTCCCGACGCCCGCTCGATCTCCGGCACGAATTCTTCGCGGGTCGCACCGGGATACACGGTCGACTCGAGGACGACAGTGGTCCCCGGTTGGAGCTGTTCGCCGATCGTCCGTCCCGCCGAGCGGACGTTCGAGAGATCCGGTTCCGAGGTCTCCGTCAGCGGGGTCGGAACCGCCGTGATGATAACGTCGCAATCCCGTAACCGCTCCGGATCCGAGGTGAACTCGGGGCCTCCTTCGTCGCGGTCCGCGGGGCCGACTCCGGTCACCATCGGGGGCTTCGCTCGAAGCCGCTCGATTTTCTGCCGCTCGATGTCGTATCCGACGACGGGGTGTCCGGCGTCCGCAAACGCCGTAGCGAGTGGCAATCCAACGTAGCCCAATCCGATAATGCCTATCTGATCCATATCTCTCTATCTATCGGGGTTTACACTCGCACTTATTGCCCGCCAACCGTTGTCCTGTTAATTCCGACACGAGCTGTAGGAGAACGCAAGTAATAGCCGGTACATAGCATATTCTCCCTCTTTTTAATTCGACAACACCACGATCGTTCTTTTAACCGGAAAGATCCTTATGGTTCGGCGCTACTGAACAGATATAATAGGACAATTACATGTCTCCCGATATTGGTTTTTATTCCTATAGTTCTTCCATATATGGAGGGTTTGATAGCTCTGAGAGTCCGTTCGCGGAAGCGGTGATTCAGTCGAGAAAGGACTGATTTCGGACCCCGCTACCGGCTCGACGGCGGTAATTCGGCGAACCGGTCCCATCTGCGACCGGCGATCCGATTCAACTGTCCGAATCGCCTACTGTCTGGGTCACTGGAATTCGTGGTGGAGAGTAATTACTACCGGTTTCTTCACGGCCGTTGTCGAATTAGTCACGGCGTCGCGATACGAGGAATCATTCGGACATCGATACGCCAATCGAACGGGCGTGAGTCCGGTTTGCGTTCGATTGCTTCGTCCCGGTGATCCTAGCGAACTAAATACTGTATTCTCAGAGTCATCCCTATGCGACGCCGACAAGTCTTAACCGGTAGTGGGGTCGTTCTCGGGGCGGCGCTCGGAGCGACTCCGATCGCCGCCACGCGACAGGACGATACCGGCGACGCCGAAGAACCGGATCCGGTCGAATTCGCCGGCGACGGCGTTACAGTCACCGAAGAGTTCGAAATCGAGGGCGGGCCGACGGTGATCGAGGGTATTCACGAGGGGGCATCGACGTTCGACGTGCGGGCCGTTCCGGACGAAAACGACCGGGAGTATCGGCTTCTCAGTCACGTCGGCCCGTTCGACGGGTCGACCGGCGCCTTTCTCGAAGAAGGCGTGTACGCGCTCTACGTCGATGCCGACGGACAGTGGGAACTGACCCTCCGGCAACCGCGCGTATCCGAGACCGAGGCGGAGGAGCCGCCCGTCTCGATCACCGGTTCCGGAACGGACTGGATCGGTCCGATCCTGTTCGACGGCGACGCGACCGTCGGAGCGGTGTACGAGGCCGAGTCGGCCTTCCGCGTCGACGTCGTCCCGCAAGACGCGGAGAACAACGACTTCGTCTGGAACGGGCGAGAGCTGATGTTCAACGCTATCGGTGCGTTCGGCGGTGTAACCGCCGTTCACACCGACGGAGTCGGGTACGTGACGGTCGACGCTGCCGACGAGTGGACTATCGAAATCGAGTGATCACCCAGCCACGTCACCGACCCTTCGATCGTCAGTGCGATTGATCGGAGTCTCCGTCGAATCGCGTCCGGGGCTGTACCCGTTCGGACGAGTAATTCGAGATAGTTAGCGACTAACCTGTTATTTTCCAACAATGGTCACGGCGTCGTCACAAGCCGTATCAGCGGATAGACGAGTCATCGTCCATTTGCGCAACGAAACATATGAACGCTGCTGAAAGGAATGCTCCCGAGACATACGCCAATAAAAACTACCTTCAGGGAGGTTTGATCGCTGCCTCAACTGAGAGAAATCCGGACACCACACCCGCCTTACCGAAAGGTCTCGACGGTGGGTGTGGTGATGGTTTGTTTACACGAGAGAGGCTATTTCCACGAGCATTGTAATCGCATTCTAAGTGTTCAAACGCTATTGAGGATTGTGCCGATGATACTATCGGCTATTTAAAAGTACAGCTGTACCGACGACCGGTAATATGCCAAACAGTGGGTCAGCGACGCTCGACTCGAGGCCACGATCATCGAAAAATCGTCCCATCGACCACGCTGCGGTCGTGCTAGCAGCGGGGGAGGGAAGCCGCTCGCGGCCGCTCGCTCGGAACCCCCCGAAACCGATGCGTTCGGCGGCCACGAAACCAATTCACGGGCACGTCTTCGACCAGCTCGTCGACGTCGGAATATCCGAAATCGTCGTCGGCTATCGCCGCGATCGCGTCCAGTCGTACTTCGGATCCTCGTATCGAGGCACCGCGCTCACGGACGTCACACAGGAGGAACAGCTCGGTACCGGACGCGCCGTGCTCGAGACCGAACCCGCCGCCGACGGGACGTGCCTCGTCGGCAACGGCGACCGGATCGCCGACAGTCGAATCGGCCGAGACGTCCTCGAGGCCCACGACTCCGACACCGCCGCGGCGGTCGGTTCGAACGCGGAGATTCGGGCCGGTGCGACGGTTCGCGGGACCGTCGCCGAGGGAACGGAGGTGCGATCCTGATGTGTGGCATCATCGGCTACGCTGGAACGGGGGCGAACGAGGGCCCGTCCGACGTGCTGATGAACGCGCTCTCGAGCCTCGAATACCGCGGGTACGACTCCGCCGGCATCGCGATCGCAGACGGTTCGATGGCGGTGTACAAACGGGAGGGCGAACTGTCGGAACTCGAGGACGCGCTCCCGACCGAGGCACTCGGGGGAAAAGCGGGTATCGGCCACACACGGTGGAGTACGCACGGGCCGCCTTCGGACGCGAATGCACACCCGCACACCGACTGCAGCGAGCGCGTCGCCGTCGTTCACAATGGGATCATCGAGAACTACCACGAGCTTCGCGAGGCGCTCGAGGCTACCGGGCACGAGTTCGACAGCGAGACGGACACGGAAGTCATTCCCCACCTGATCGAGGCGGCGCTCGATCAGAACGACGATCCCGAGACCGCGTTCCGTCGAGCGATCGATCGGCTTGAGGGGAGCTACGCCGTCGCGGCCGTGTTCTCCGGCCACGAGACGGTCTACGCGACGCGCTATCGATCGCCGCTCGTACTCGGCATCGGTCGCGGCGACTACTACCTGGCGAGCGACGTCCCGGCGTTTCTCGAGTACACCGACGACGTGATCTATCTCGAAGACGGCCAGTTCGCGTCGATCCGTCCGTCGGGCGTCGAGATCACCGACGAACGAGGGACGAGCGTCGACATGCCGGTCGAAACGGTCTCCTGGAACGCGGAAGACGCGGGAAAGAGCGGCTACGACCACTTCATGCTCAAGGAGATTCACGAACAGCCTCGCTCGCTGCGCGAGTGTCTCCACGGCCGACCGCGAGAACGGGACGGGACCGTCTCGATCGACGAACTCTCGGACGTGACGCGTCCGGATCGCGTCCACTTCGTCGCCTGCGGGACGTCGTACCACGCGTCGCTCTACGGTGCTCGGCTGTTTCGGGAACGAGGCGTTCCGGCGACGGCCTTTCTGGCGAGCGAGTACGACGTCGAGTCGATTCCGGTCGAGGAAGGGACGCTAGTCGTCGGCGTCACGCAGAGCGGGGAGACCGCCGACACGCTCGGCGCGCTCCGCGGCGCGAACCGCGTCGGTGCGGAGACGCTCTCGGTGACGAACGTGGTCGGGAGTTCGGCCGCTCGGGAGACGGACCACGCGATGTACATCCGCGCCGGTCCGGAAATCGGCGTCGCCGCCACCAAGACGTTCGCCTCACAACAGGTCGCGCTGGCCATGCTCTCGAGTGCGCTCACGGGAGAATCCTCCGAGGCGTTCATCGACGCGCTACGCGCCCTTCCGGATCAGGTCCAGTCGATTCTCGATAGCTCACAGGCGAGAGCGATCGCCGACGAGCACGTCGACGCGGACGCGTACTTTTTCATCGGCCGCGGCTACAACGCGCCGGTAGCGCTCGAGGGCGCGCTCAAAATGAAGGAGATCACGTACAAACACGCGGAGGGATTCGCCGCCGGCGAGTTGAAACACGGGCCGCTCGCGCTCGTCACTGAACGGACGCCGGTAGTCTCCCTCCTCACCGCCGAGTCGAACGCCGAGAAGATGCTCGGAAACGTGACGGAGGTCGGATCCCGCGGCGCGCCGATCGTCGCAGTCACGGACGTCCCGGAACTCATCGAACGTCACGCCGACCACATCTTACAGATCCCGGAGACGCACCGACGCCTCAC from Haloterrigena sp. KLK7 includes these protein-coding regions:
- a CDS encoding polysaccharide deacetylase family protein, whose amino-acid sequence is MEASRRRCLRLASGAAVAAIGGCLSWGSPESDEATPPTDGGGEGFSFDPNAYEIESSFVTERLHAGSPIDELNDDPDAWLEWSGTVRTTGDESVRGDRSLVIETDYEQQEGIARTEFDEPLDLTDRAFSVAVKWDTRTEISDRLPFSLTMWDGSGDGIRFAQMVEKRTLRGWHRYDLGLNAITGDPDLSSIEAIDAMVWTGNDEARVYVDDFRTTETASESYVLFHFDDIYEGAYRNAFPTLAEYGYGATAGVIIDELGANEHMNQAQLDVLVDNGWEVCGHPHGSQTFAEMNPADLESTLQRYEDWISAHGYESEYVIYPYGEISDGNVGVVSRYHDLAFKVPTAGYGAGITSPLLCGRVNGEAVDFVRTMIDRAKRYGCVIPIMYHDVSVGDGRGISRSEFDETVQYVDDAENVEVITTGDWLSSLKDGEIP
- a CDS encoding glycosyltransferase family 2 protein gives rise to the protein MRSPVLFIPGLSVILGLYGYLVKSPLPLPTSDETETEPTVEVFIPALNEEVTIGYAIASLTRQTVRPDAVTVVDDGSTDATAAVVESVREQVDIEIDFVRHTDRGSKTKRLKQITRNSDADKIFVLDADTYLVSETYLERVIAAQEAEDVACSFGIVQPDTRSTKRSFHRDSLEPLFPNGAPAEAVPDWIERDQLGRDRPSYLVTRWPVEQYRSVLYALEQRFFKEAQMRLIRTSLFPAGCGVLYDRRALRSVFDDFEPSLGNQLTNSEDIFIGFSLVDRGFANVQVSDVTMRTVEPTLAAMADQAYLWSSSFLQSTFYYRVFSRWLRSRTGDVTDEIPRDEPGLIAEETTTVGTDGGFSSPTDSGRVGNPPPGASPDESTVSSSLRADRNAESPSVGVPTSADRSAESAPDREATAERDSGDEDDDSGWFDRRRTLSAVVGSQVVDGLYPTALLVAGLLSVFGLFPIELLLAVVAVELGLYLLIAGLFAHRQITLLSLLVSVPVRLTQLPVGVYVYARVATDLLRGKRNWNK
- a CDS encoding NAD-dependent epimerase/dehydratase family protein, with product MTAHYASHSDDDRIATKTAPAQRDRRARGIGSIDRLAGRRILVTGGAGFIGSNFARWLAPHAHVTILDDFRSGSRDNIDDIDDVSVIDGDIRDAGLVGDAVRDQDVVVHMAAMAGVQRTLDNPVDTLEVNVEGTRTVLEAAVEESVDRILFTSTSEMYGDLFEPPYREDGPIAPKTNYAVAKAVNERYVKSYCEAAEIPYTILRYFNVYGPNQDGSTDGYVVPKFVRRALADDSVPVYGSGEQTRDFTYIDDALDATIRSLGPAGRNETFNVGTGYECSIRRLAEFAVDVVGRGHIVHTEDPRPYRVERRCADITKARDVLRYAPRTPLPDGIAKIAAAMERSDRPRAREV
- a CDS encoding nucleotide sugar dehydrogenase, whose translation is MDQIGIIGLGYVGLPLATAFADAGHPVVGYDIERQKIERLRAKPPMVTGVGPADRDEGGPEFTSDPERLRDCDVIITAVPTPLTETSEPDLSNVRSAGRTIGEQLQPGTTVVLESTVYPGATREEFVPEIERASGLSLGDDFDAGYSPERLVPGEERSLRDSVKPVSGHTDAVRSELMDLYESVVDELYPAPSIESAEAAKCLENAQRDLNIALINEFAMACHGVDSLDYEDVLSVADSKWNFVRYSPGLVEGHCIPIDPYFLIERLERLGRSASLMREARAVNESVVDFIVGLIADALSERDERIDGTNENRLLACGLAYKPNAEDLRSEAKRRLFDELRDLGIEPVGYDPHVDPADAAAAFDLEMWSSLDEGTAVGVLMLTDHDEFPPFSLDDIAAAYPGRPIVIDISRVFDDRSTSDVIYQRF
- a CDS encoding sugar phosphate nucleotidyltransferase: MPNSGSATLDSRPRSSKNRPIDHAAVVLAAGEGSRSRPLARNPPKPMRSAATKPIHGHVFDQLVDVGISEIVVGYRRDRVQSYFGSSYRGTALTDVTQEEQLGTGRAVLETEPAADGTCLVGNGDRIADSRIGRDVLEAHDSDTAAAVGSNAEIRAGATVRGTVAEGTEVRS
- the glmS gene encoding glutamine--fructose-6-phosphate transaminase (isomerizing); translation: MCGIIGYAGTGANEGPSDVLMNALSSLEYRGYDSAGIAIADGSMAVYKREGELSELEDALPTEALGGKAGIGHTRWSTHGPPSDANAHPHTDCSERVAVVHNGIIENYHELREALEATGHEFDSETDTEVIPHLIEAALDQNDDPETAFRRAIDRLEGSYAVAAVFSGHETVYATRYRSPLVLGIGRGDYYLASDVPAFLEYTDDVIYLEDGQFASIRPSGVEITDERGTSVDMPVETVSWNAEDAGKSGYDHFMLKEIHEQPRSLRECLHGRPRERDGTVSIDELSDVTRPDRVHFVACGTSYHASLYGARLFRERGVPATAFLASEYDVESIPVEEGTLVVGVTQSGETADTLGALRGANRVGAETLSVTNVVGSSAARETDHAMYIRAGPEIGVAATKTFASQQVALAMLSSALTGESSEAFIDALRALPDQVQSILDSSQARAIADEHVDADAYFFIGRGYNAPVALEGALKMKEITYKHAEGFAAGELKHGPLALVTERTPVVSLLTAESNAEKMLGNVTEVGSRGAPIVAVTDVPELIERHADHILQIPETHRRLTPILANVQLQLLSYWVANRLGRSIDKPRNLAKSVTVE